From one Rosa rugosa chromosome 4, drRosRugo1.1, whole genome shotgun sequence genomic stretch:
- the LOC133743511 gene encoding probable trehalase, with amino-acid sequence MADSHIQFSLVSLFFFSMVFSTTMTVTNASCDSGPVRPTTPLVTFLEQVTQTALSTFGKPHFDPKLYVDLALKSDLSLTQDAFHELPGSANGSTSVNDLNEFIHNYFEGAGDDVVLAQPEDYVPEPEGFLPKVKNPEVRAWALEVHSLWKNLSRKVAGGVHKRPEFHTLLPLPEQFIIPGSRFREVYYWDSYWVIRGLLASKMYDTAKAIVINLIFLIEEYGYVLNGARAYYTNRSQPPLLSAMVSEIYKRTGDLEFARKALPALIREHEFWNSGIHKVVIQDDQACNHTLSRYYAMWNQPRPESSTTDKELASKIENVSEKQHFYREVASTAETGWDFSTRWMRNHSDFTTLSTTSILPVDLNAFILGMERDIAFLAKVTGDSSNSDHFLKASEARHKAIKSVFWNAKKGQWLDYWLNDSSCNSEPQTWEARNQNKNVFASNFIPLWIESFYSDTSMVQKVTTSLQSSGLLRAAGIATSLTNSGQQWDFPNGWAPIQHMIAEGLARSGSKESKLVGEEIAVRWIRTNYKAYKKTGVMHEKYDVEKCGEFGGGGEYVPQTGFGWSNGLVLAFLEEFGWPQDRKIDC; translated from the exons ATGGCGGACTCTCACATCCAATTCTCCTTAGTGtcgttattttttttctctatggTTTTCTCCACCACCATGACTGTCACGAATGCTTCATGCGATTCCGGCCCCGTCAGGCCCACCACCCCACTGGTCACGTTCCTCGAACAAGTAACACAAACGGCTCTATCCACCTTCGGAAAACCCCACTTCGACCCCAAACTCTACGTCGATTTGGCGCTCAAGTCCGACCTGTCATTGACCCAAGACGCCTTTCACGAGCTTCCCGGGTCCGCAAACGGGTCAACGTCGGTCAATGATCTCAATGAGTTTATACACAACTACTTTGAGGGCGCAGGGGACGATGTGGTGCTCGCCCAGCCGGAGGATTATGTCCCCGAGCCTGAAGGGTTCTTGCCCAAGGTGAAGAACCCGGAAGTGAGGGCCTGGGCTTTGGAGGTTCACTCGCTTTGGAAGAACTTGAGCCGGAAGGTGGCTGGTGGGGTCCACAAGAGGCCGGAGTTTCACACTCTGCTACCTCTGCCTGAGCAGTTCATTATTCCCGGTTCGAGGTTCAGAGAGGTTTATTATTGGGACTCTTATTGGGTTATTAG GGGATTGCTAGCAAGCAAAATGTATGATACAGCAAAAGCAATTGTGATTAATCTCATTTTCCTCATAGAAGAGTATGGTTACGTCCTTAATGGTGCAAGGGCCTATTACACTAACAGGAG CCAACCACCCCTTCTGAGTGCAATGGTTTCCGAAATCTACAAGAGGACAGGAGATTTGGAGTTCGCTAGAAAAGCTCTGCCTGCACTGATCAGAGAACACGAATTCTGGAATTCAG GTATTCATAAGGTAGTTATTCAGGATGACCAAGCTTGTAATCACACTTTAAGTCGATATTATGCAATGTGGAACCAACCCAGGCCTGAATCTTCAACCACT GACAAGGAACTTGCTTCCAAGATCGAGAATGTTTCTGAGAAACAGCATTTTTACCGCGAAGTGGCTTCAACTGCTGAGACTGGATGGGATTTCAGTACAAGATGGATGAG GAACCATTCAGATTTCACAACATTGTCCACCACATCCATTTTACCAGTTGATTTAAATGCCTTCATACTGGGA ATGGAACGTGACATCGCCTTCCTAGCAAAAGTTACAGGAGACAGCAGCAATTCTGATCACTTCCTGAAGGCTTCGGAAGCAAGACACAAGGCCATTAAATCTGTTTTCTGGAATGCAAAGAAGGGGCAATGGCTTGATTACTGGCTCAATGATAGCTCATGCAATTCA GAACCTCAGACATGGGAAGCTCGTAACCAAAATAAGAATGTATTTGCTTCAAACTTCATCCCTTTGTGGATTGAGTCATTTTACTCAG ATACTTCTATGGTCCAGAAAGTTACTACAAGTCTTCAAAGTTCAGGCCTTCTTCGCGCTGCTGGAATTGCAACATCACTGACAAATTCAGGACAACAATG GGACTTTCCAAATGGTTGGGCTCCAATCCAACACATGATAGCTGAAGGTCTGGCAAGGTCTGGATCAAAAGAATCAAAGTTAGTGGGAGAAGAAATTGCTGTAAGGTGGATCAGAACCAATTATAAAGCCTACAAGAAAACAGGTGTGATGCATGAAAAATATGATGTGGAAAAGTGTGGAGAATTTGGAGGTGGTGGTGAATATGTACCCCAG ACTGGTTTTGGGTGGTCAAATGGACTTGTATTGGCAttcttggaggagtttggaTGGCCTCAAGATAGAAAGATAGATTGCTGA